One genomic segment of Prochlorococcus marinus str. MIT 0919 includes these proteins:
- a CDS encoding carbamoyltransferase N-terminal domain-containing protein, translated as MFIGISAYNHESAVALVDSKGTLVDYYREESLSRIKGDKSFPLRAMKRIIFRHDLKLNTINSVAFYEKPLSAFLHPIKVASNYVPSSIDFLVHQFRNFNKSSIACYLDISKVLPGIENKLIYLDHHLAHTLTALAYSDIHQNICSVVIDGFGDRSTSSISYVEDCFNIKELWSCEYPSSLGLFYSAITDYLGFTVNEGEYKVMGLAAFGSTNNPYAKLMDDLIYWDEMEKQIKLKLEYFDFYKSVRRSYSDKLVCLLGEARDPFSKLMPGDCGFQKYADIARATQDLVVNLLIKIFKHAHQVTQSRNFLFSGGVALNTAALPYIARLSFIDKIIIPPSPGDAGAAIGAAYFAYLQSNLSAKTIIKPSLYPSNYSVVDQEVQLSKILNEKFEFLSRQPEESLLIAAELISNGQIVGTIVSNNETGPRSLGNRSILCNGKNREVVNTLNTVIKNRSPFRPTAPAMTLQTAKKYYLIDDALIESYFSMSATCFCKPESNALNFPVTHVDGSARIQIVQPNTLLSDLLQELEPIGIDILANSSLNISGDPTCFDLIDGIMVSSLTPLNYLLTDLGILKKK; from the coding sequence ATGTTCATTGGAATCTCCGCATATAATCATGAATCTGCTGTTGCTCTAGTAGATAGTAAGGGCACACTTGTTGATTATTATAGGGAAGAGTCATTAAGTAGAATTAAAGGAGATAAATCATTCCCTTTGCGAGCAATGAAAAGAATTATATTTCGCCATGATTTAAAGCTAAATACAATAAATTCAGTTGCTTTTTATGAAAAACCTTTAAGTGCATTTTTGCATCCTATTAAAGTCGCCTCTAATTATGTACCAAGTAGTATAGATTTCTTAGTTCATCAATTTCGTAATTTCAATAAAAGCTCCATAGCTTGCTATTTGGACATCTCGAAAGTATTGCCAGGTATAGAAAACAAGTTGATTTACCTAGACCATCATTTAGCGCATACGCTCACAGCTTTAGCCTATTCTGATATACATCAAAACATATGCTCTGTTGTTATTGATGGGTTTGGTGATAGAAGTACATCGTCAATAAGTTACGTTGAAGATTGTTTTAATATAAAAGAACTATGGTCATGTGAATATCCCTCATCACTTGGATTATTTTATTCAGCCATAACTGATTATTTAGGTTTTACGGTTAATGAGGGTGAATATAAAGTTATGGGCTTGGCAGCCTTTGGATCTACAAATAATCCCTATGCAAAGCTGATGGACGATCTCATATATTGGGATGAAATGGAGAAACAAATAAAACTTAAATTGGAATATTTTGATTTTTATAAGTCGGTTAGAAGGTCTTATAGTGACAAATTAGTTTGCTTATTAGGTGAGGCTAGGGACCCTTTTTCTAAGCTTATGCCCGGAGATTGTGGTTTTCAAAAATATGCTGACATAGCTAGAGCTACACAAGATTTAGTTGTTAATTTACTAATAAAAATTTTCAAGCATGCTCATCAAGTTACACAATCACGAAACTTTCTTTTTTCAGGGGGGGTAGCGCTCAATACAGCTGCTCTTCCTTATATTGCAAGACTATCATTTATAGACAAGATAATTATTCCCCCAAGTCCTGGTGATGCAGGAGCAGCGATAGGAGCTGCTTACTTTGCATACCTTCAATCAAACCTATCTGCGAAGACAATAATTAAACCATCTTTATACCCTTCTAATTATTCAGTTGTGGATCAAGAAGTACAATTAAGCAAAATACTAAATGAGAAATTTGAATTTCTTTCTCGGCAGCCTGAAGAATCTTTATTAATAGCGGCAGAATTAATTTCAAATGGGCAGATTGTAGGCACAATTGTATCTAATAATGAAACCGGACCTAGATCATTGGGTAACAGATCCATACTTTGCAATGGTAAAAATAGAGAAGTCGTAAATACATTAAATACTGTTATTAAAAATAGAAGTCCCTTTAGACCAACTGCGCCAGCAATGACATTGCAAACTGCAAAAAAATATTATCTAATAGATGATGCTCTTATAGAAAGTTATTTCTCTATGTCTGCAACTTGTTTCTGTAAACCAGAAAGCAATGCATTGAATTTCCCAGTAACTCATGTAGATGGCTCTGCAAGAATTCAAATTGTCCAACCAAACACACTCTTATCAGACTTGTTGCAAGAACTGGAGCCAATAGGAATTGATATACTTGCAAATTCATCTTTAAACATAAGTGGAGATCCTACTTGCTTTGATTTGATTGATGGAATTATGGTTTCTTCCCTTACTCCGTTAAATTATCTTTTGACTGACTTGGGTATCTTAAAAAAAAAGTAA
- a CDS encoding DoxX family protein, with the protein MNKLISRKNFDFLGRVLLSAVFVNAVPIKITRFAYVSELIVDRGVPELLAPVLLVASIFCLAIGSLALVFYKNHTVGAALLLTFLVPTTLLFHLDPLQLKQVLMNLGLIGGLLIIITRSISPE; encoded by the coding sequence ATGAACAAACTAATTTCACGTAAAAACTTTGATTTTCTTGGAAGAGTCTTATTGTCAGCAGTATTTGTTAATGCAGTTCCAATAAAAATAACAAGATTTGCTTATGTGTCTGAGCTCATCGTTGACAGAGGTGTACCAGAGCTTCTTGCTCCTGTTTTATTAGTCGCTTCTATTTTTTGTTTAGCCATAGGGTCACTTGCACTTGTGTTTTATAAAAACCATACAGTTGGTGCTGCTTTACTTTTGACCTTTCTTGTTCCCACAACACTTTTGTTTCATTTGGATCCTTTACAGCTAAAGCAGGTGCTTATGAATCTTGGCTTGATAGGGGGGCTTTTGATAATAATTACTAGGTCAATATCTCCAGAATGA
- a CDS encoding DUF4090 family protein: MDFSGPEAVDKAIQLGIDLDGSPIPLAMLELYKEVMEKEENRQRSGVKKSMRNRIVRSGAKHIDQKSLNKRLIDAGWNGLTEKEVNYFFK; the protein is encoded by the coding sequence ATGGATTTTTCAGGCCCAGAAGCAGTCGATAAAGCTATACAGTTAGGGATTGATCTTGATGGCAGTCCAATACCTCTCGCAATGCTTGAGTTGTATAAGGAAGTTATGGAAAAAGAAGAAAACAGGCAAAGAAGTGGAGTTAAAAAGTCGATGCGAAATAGAATTGTTCGTTCTGGTGCAAAGCATATAGACCAAAAGAGTCTGAACAAAAGGCTTATAGATGCAGGCTGGAATGGCTTAACAGAAAAAGAAGTCAACTACTTTTTTAAATGA
- a CDS encoding chlorophyll a/b binding light-harvesting protein produces MQTYGNPDPTYGWWVGNSVVTNKSSRFIGSHVAHTGLIAFAAGANTLWELARYNPDIPMGHQGMVSIPHLASIGIGFDQAGAWTGQDVAFIGIFHLICSFVYGLAGLLHSIVFSEDTQNSSGLFAEGRPEHRQAARYKLEWDNPDNQTFILGHHLIFFGVACIWFVEWAKWHGIYDPALGAVRQVEYNLNLNAIWSHQFDFLTIDSLEDVMGGHAFLAFAEILGGAHHIATKMGSGILGEYTEFKGKNVLSAEAVLSWSLAGIGWMAIIAAFWCATNTTVYPEAWYGEPLAIKFGISPYWVDTGNMDGVISGHTSRAWLTNVHYYLGFFFIQGHLWHAIRALGFDFKRVTDAVGNLDNAKITLKG; encoded by the coding sequence ATGCAAACCTATGGGAATCCAGACCCCACTTACGGGTGGTGGGTTGGTAATTCTGTAGTAACCAACAAGTCAAGTCGATTTATAGGCTCACATGTTGCGCATACAGGATTAATTGCATTTGCCGCTGGCGCAAATACTCTTTGGGAACTTGCTCGTTACAACCCTGATATCCCTATGGGACATCAAGGAATGGTAAGCATCCCTCATTTAGCATCAATTGGAATTGGTTTTGACCAAGCAGGTGCTTGGACAGGTCAAGACGTTGCTTTTATTGGCATCTTCCACTTGATTTGCTCTTTTGTTTATGGACTTGCTGGACTATTGCACTCAATAGTTTTCAGTGAAGATACTCAAAACTCTTCAGGGCTTTTCGCTGAAGGTCGCCCAGAACACCGTCAAGCTGCTAGATACAAGCTTGAATGGGATAACCCAGATAACCAAACTTTTATACTTGGGCACCATTTAATTTTCTTTGGTGTTGCATGCATATGGTTTGTTGAATGGGCCAAATGGCATGGAATTTACGATCCGGCTTTAGGAGCAGTCAGGCAGGTTGAGTACAACTTGAACTTGAATGCTATCTGGAGTCATCAATTTGACTTCTTGACCATTGATAGTCTTGAAGACGTTATGGGAGGGCATGCATTCTTGGCATTTGCTGAGATTCTTGGCGGCGCTCACCATATAGCAACAAAAATGGGTTCTGGAATTCTTGGAGAATATACAGAATTCAAGGGTAAAAATGTTTTATCAGCAGAGGCTGTTCTCTCCTGGTCTTTGGCAGGTATAGGTTGGATGGCAATTATTGCAGCATTCTGGTGCGCAACAAACACAACTGTCTATCCCGAAGCTTGGTATGGCGAACCATTAGCTATCAAATTTGGAATCTCTCCTTATTGGGTAGATACTGGAAATATGGATGGAGTTATTAGTGGCCATACTTCTAGAGCCTGGCTAACAAATGTTCACTACTATCTAGGATTCTTCTTTATTCAGGGTCACTTGTGGCATGCAATCCGTGCCTTAGGCTTTGACTTTAAGAGAGTTACTGATGCAGTTGGCAACTTAGATAACGCTAAAATTACCCTTAAAGGGTGA
- a CDS encoding tetratricopeptide repeat protein gives MSPLGIYKKIKKFDRLNVFYVTLGFLLLAAISIHARKTLIDDNSSNNFNLISLYTKRIELKPLELTNYYNRAVIKYKYGDYQGAINDFTKAIELDNNHDPSLNNRATAKLQLGEYEDAILDYTKAITINSKDSDYLFNLAKAKDQFGDYKGAMIEYTKALKLNPLDEYSFYNRANTKYQLGDYIGARDDYSEAIKINPNDELAYFNRAGCKYHLGDYQGAINDYTKAININSNNYLNFSNRGSAKFNSGDYQGALIDYSNSININPKNPINYFNRSGTLNRLGLDNQACQDLQKAISYGYEVLTSDINKICAIKKSNSN, from the coding sequence ATGAGCCCATTAGGCATATACAAAAAAATAAAGAAATTTGATAGATTAAATGTTTTTTATGTAACCTTAGGTTTTTTATTACTTGCAGCAATTTCTATTCACGCTAGGAAAACTTTAATTGATGATAATTCTTCTAATAACTTTAATTTAATATCTTTATATACGAAAAGGATTGAATTAAAGCCTTTAGAATTAACTAATTATTATAATCGGGCTGTTATCAAATATAAATACGGAGACTATCAAGGAGCTATAAATGACTTTACAAAAGCTATTGAGCTTGATAATAATCATGACCCTAGCTTGAATAACAGAGCTACTGCTAAGCTTCAGCTAGGTGAATATGAAGATGCAATCTTAGATTATACTAAGGCAATCACTATTAATTCAAAAGATTCTGACTATTTATTTAATTTAGCTAAAGCCAAAGATCAATTTGGTGATTATAAAGGTGCTATGATTGAATATACTAAGGCATTGAAATTAAACCCCTTAGATGAATACAGTTTTTACAATAGAGCAAATACAAAGTATCAGTTAGGAGATTATATAGGTGCCAGGGATGATTATTCGGAGGCAATAAAGATTAACCCAAATGATGAATTGGCTTATTTTAATCGAGCTGGATGTAAATATCATTTAGGAGATTATCAAGGAGCAATAAATGACTACACAAAGGCAATTAATATTAATTCAAATAATTATTTAAATTTTAGCAATCGAGGAAGTGCTAAATTTAATTCTGGTGACTACCAGGGAGCTTTGATTGACTACAGTAATTCAATTAATATTAACCCTAAAAATCCTATTAATTACTTCAATAGATCAGGTACACTGAATCGCTTAGGACTCGACAATCAGGCCTGCCAAGATTTGCAAAAAGCAATTTCTTATGGCTATGAAGTTTTGACTAGTGATATAAACAAAATTTGTGCCATAAAAAAAAGCAATAGCAATTAG
- a CDS encoding type 1 glutamine amidotransferase, with product MSRLLIIQHLERENAGLFLEVARERGMDICISRVDLGHELPSPEKGDLLLLLGGPMGIKDLNNPSYPWLRKELNLIKQYLNNNDIRILGVCLGAQLLAFAAGGDVVPLLSKETGSKPFHELGWGPISLRESQENKAFNDFLDKPLYALHWHGDRIILPPSATLLASSAICTEQVFSISQNNYGFQCHFEITEEMVNTWIEQDRNFIEVALGVQGQEILYNSQKIYGAISHQSRLGFIRKTFHLLYQ from the coding sequence ATGTCTCGCTTGCTAATTATTCAACATTTGGAAAGAGAAAACGCTGGATTATTTCTTGAAGTTGCTCGAGAACGTGGAATGGATATTTGTATCTCAAGAGTTGATTTAGGTCATGAACTACCATCACCAGAAAAAGGAGATTTACTTTTGCTCTTAGGTGGACCTATGGGGATTAAAGATTTAAATAACCCTTCTTATCCATGGCTTCGAAAAGAATTAAATCTAATTAAGCAGTATTTAAATAATAATGATATTCGCATCCTTGGAGTATGTTTAGGTGCTCAATTATTAGCTTTTGCAGCAGGTGGTGATGTTGTTCCTCTGCTATCAAAAGAAACTGGATCAAAGCCTTTTCATGAGTTGGGATGGGGTCCTATTTCCCTCAGAGAATCACAAGAGAATAAAGCTTTTAATGATTTTTTAGATAAACCTTTATATGCACTTCATTGGCATGGGGACAGAATTATTTTGCCACCTTCAGCCACATTATTGGCTAGTAGTGCTATATGTACTGAGCAAGTATTTTCAATCTCGCAGAATAATTATGGCTTTCAATGTCACTTTGAGATTACCGAGGAAATGGTTAATACATGGATAGAGCAGGATAGAAATTTTATTGAAGTAGCCTTAGGTGTTCAAGGGCAAGAGATATTATATAATTCTCAAAAAATATATGGAGCAATTAGTCATCAATCGAGGCTTGGCTTTATAAGAAAAACCTTCCACTTGCTTTATCAATAA
- a CDS encoding potassium channel family protein has translation MRRSSFQWTLLKDLVKPWLGSAISLGALFVFGALGYRYTEGWDWGDSLWMVLITVSTIGFGEVEPLSAAGRVVTILIIGGGLVVVQLTLQRFIRLFEAGYFRRMSQLRFRRLLRSMQDHVIICGFGRIGKEIAQQLQFEGVQVLIVEVDSVRKIAAEEKGLNVLLADATLDETLLLAGIKQCRSLVVTLPSDAANLYVVLSARGLSPKCRLIARAESEEAANKLKLAGASVVVSPYVAAGRTMASTALRPIAVDFLDLLAGSQCEIEEFLLSHDSAKFKNIDNRTLSGLELGRQSGAMVLAIRDGNRLITNPSGDIQIGPGQLLIAMGSKEELLRLRHLLGNTLLNVETMNFTRNLDEDSPKQSA, from the coding sequence ATGAGGCGGTCAAGCTTTCAATGGACTTTGCTTAAAGATCTTGTCAAACCATGGCTAGGCTCAGCTATTTCCTTGGGAGCATTATTTGTTTTTGGAGCACTAGGTTATCGGTATACGGAAGGTTGGGATTGGGGCGACTCTCTGTGGATGGTGCTTATAACCGTTAGCACTATTGGGTTTGGAGAAGTTGAACCTCTTAGTGCTGCTGGAAGGGTGGTGACAATATTAATAATTGGAGGAGGCTTAGTAGTAGTGCAGTTAACTCTGCAAAGGTTTATTCGCTTATTTGAAGCGGGATATTTTCGTAGAATGAGCCAACTAAGGTTTCGAAGATTACTACGTAGCATGCAAGATCACGTAATTATTTGTGGGTTTGGCCGGATCGGTAAAGAAATTGCTCAACAACTTCAATTTGAAGGAGTACAAGTTCTGATTGTAGAAGTTGACTCAGTTCGAAAAATTGCCGCTGAAGAGAAAGGCTTGAATGTCCTCTTGGCAGATGCGACTTTGGATGAAACTCTTCTATTGGCGGGTATAAAACAATGTCGAAGTCTTGTTGTTACTTTGCCCAGTGATGCTGCAAATCTTTATGTTGTTTTAAGTGCAAGAGGGTTAAGTCCTAAATGTAGATTAATAGCCAGAGCTGAAAGCGAAGAAGCTGCAAATAAGCTTAAATTAGCTGGAGCGAGTGTAGTTGTAAGCCCCTATGTTGCAGCTGGCAGAACCATGGCCTCTACGGCATTAAGACCTATTGCGGTAGATTTTTTGGATTTATTAGCTGGGTCGCAATGTGAAATCGAAGAATTCTTGTTGAGTCATGACTCAGCTAAATTTAAGAATATAGATAATCGAACATTATCTGGATTGGAATTAGGCAGGCAGAGTGGGGCAATGGTTTTAGCTATACGTGACGGAAATAGATTGATTACAAACCCTAGTGGTGATATTCAAATAGGCCCTGGTCAACTTTTAATTGCAATGGGAAGTAAAGAAGAGCTTTTAAGATTGCGTCACTTGCTTGGCAATACTCTTCTTAATGTCGAGACAATGAACTTTACAAGAAATTTGGACGAAGACTCACCTAAGCAGAGTGCTTAA
- a CDS encoding DUF1330 domain-containing protein — MSKGYWIKQASIASSDLFIEYIQTVIPWLLSVGGVIIAKDISQKSDLNEWDGGQLGVIVEFESKAAAQKAFYSAVFQEYIEINGLASNLTLSIVG, encoded by the coding sequence GTGTCAAAGGGTTATTGGATTAAGCAAGCAAGCATTGCAAGCAGCGATCTGTTTATTGAATATATTCAAACGGTTATACCATGGCTGCTTTCAGTTGGCGGAGTGATAATTGCAAAGGATATAAGTCAAAAATCAGATCTGAATGAGTGGGATGGTGGTCAGTTAGGAGTAATTGTGGAGTTTGAATCAAAGGCAGCAGCCCAAAAAGCATTTTACTCAGCTGTTTTCCAGGAATATATAGAAATAAATGGGTTAGCTTCCAACCTGACTCTCTCAATTGTGGGTTAG
- a CDS encoding sodium-dependent transporter, protein MQSREKWRSGLGFVLAAAGSAVGLGNLWGFAYRASEGGGIAFLLLYVLIVLVVCLPVLVAEMVLGRSTATSPLLAPLKAAGSQWTPMGWLFVIAPVGIGAYYAVLMGWTADTLLHSLFFGLPSDMTEAEAFFGSISSGSSVLLGQLVSLVLTAVVVAAGVRGGIERLTRWCIPILFVLLLILAVWAATLSGTWEGYRTFLFKWDASQFLNPTTIRNAFTQAFFSLSLGIGIMIAYASYLDRRSQLPKEAVSVASLDTAVGLLAGMITFPIVMSFGLKEVVSESTVGALFISLPTGLGSLGVTGRVVAILFFALAYIAAITSSISLLEVPVSSLMDRLGWTRYKAVFFSTALLFILGIPAALNLDILGKMDSIFGGVLLILGGFLLSIFLGWVVPSKFDEDLAGCNSSISVRRYLKFMLRWVSPPVIAFGLIVSVIDLVKNWTA, encoded by the coding sequence ATGCAATCTAGGGAGAAATGGCGTTCAGGCCTCGGTTTTGTACTCGCAGCCGCGGGTAGTGCTGTTGGTTTAGGAAATCTTTGGGGCTTTGCTTATAGAGCTTCTGAAGGAGGCGGCATAGCTTTCTTACTTTTATATGTATTGATTGTCCTTGTTGTTTGCTTGCCTGTTCTTGTTGCAGAAATGGTTCTTGGAAGAAGTACAGCTACTAGTCCCCTATTAGCTCCATTAAAGGCTGCTGGATCACAATGGACTCCAATGGGCTGGCTTTTTGTAATAGCTCCTGTGGGCATAGGAGCCTATTACGCGGTTTTGATGGGTTGGACGGCAGATACTTTGTTGCATTCTCTTTTCTTTGGACTTCCTTCTGATATGACAGAAGCAGAAGCTTTTTTTGGTTCTATTAGTAGCGGCAGCAGCGTGTTATTAGGTCAATTGGTGAGCTTGGTTCTTACGGCAGTAGTTGTAGCGGCTGGAGTTAGAGGAGGAATTGAGCGACTTACACGTTGGTGCATACCAATTTTATTTGTTTTGTTATTGATTCTTGCTGTTTGGGCAGCAACTTTGTCTGGAACATGGGAAGGCTATAGAACTTTTCTATTTAAGTGGGATGCATCTCAATTTTTGAACCCAACAACTATTCGAAATGCTTTCACTCAGGCATTCTTTTCCTTAAGTCTTGGTATAGGAATAATGATTGCGTATGCATCATATTTAGATCGTCGAAGTCAATTGCCTAAGGAAGCAGTAAGTGTAGCGTCTTTAGATACTGCAGTTGGCCTTTTGGCAGGGATGATTACCTTCCCCATAGTTATGAGTTTTGGATTGAAGGAAGTAGTAAGTGAGTCCACTGTCGGAGCTTTATTTATATCCTTACCTACTGGTTTGGGTTCACTAGGAGTCACAGGAAGAGTTGTAGCGATACTTTTCTTTGCACTTGCTTATATTGCAGCTATCACTTCATCAATTTCTTTACTTGAAGTACCTGTTTCATCATTAATGGATCGACTTGGTTGGACTCGTTATAAGGCTGTCTTTTTCTCAACTGCGCTGTTATTTATTTTAGGAATACCTGCTGCTTTAAACCTAGACATTCTTGGTAAGATGGATAGCATTTTTGGCGGTGTTTTACTCATTTTAGGGGGTTTCTTGTTGTCTATTTTCCTTGGATGGGTAGTACCTTCTAAATTTGATGAAGATCTTGCTGGATGCAATTCCAGTATTAGTGTTCGTAGGTACTTAAAATTTATGCTTCGTTGGGTATCTCCCCCAGTTATAGCCTTTGGTTTGATTGTTAGTGTTATTGATTTGGTTAAAAATTGGACGGCATGA